The following proteins come from a genomic window of Maniola jurtina chromosome 15, ilManJurt1.1, whole genome shotgun sequence:
- the LOC123872810 gene encoding bombyxin A-3 homolog — translation MKTQTVLLVLACLGLVSMVASQQKYCGRRLSAALDLLCDGHLIKRSEPHTSFESRWPWIEASRAHSMGYRRKRQVVSECCEKACTIEELLGYCNF, via the exons ATGAAGACCCAAACAGTGTTACTAGTCCTTGCCTGCCTAG GTCTTGTATCAATGGTGGCATCCCAACAGAAGTACTGCGGCAGACGATTGTCCGCAGCATTGGACCTCCTCTGCGACGGTCACTTGATCAAGAGATCTGAGCCCCACACCAGCTTCGAGTCAAGATGGCCGTGGATAGAAGCGAGTAGAGCTCACAGCATGGGCTACAGAAGAAAGAGGCAGGTCGTCTCCGAGTGCTGCGAGAAAGCTTGCACAATCGAAGAGTTGCTAGGATACTGTAACTTTTGA